Within Cyprinus carpio isolate SPL01 chromosome A11, ASM1834038v1, whole genome shotgun sequence, the genomic segment TTAAATTCTCTTATTCAGCATCACGAAGAATGAAACCAAACCCTGAATGAGAGCGACAACATCTCATGTCTTTGTTCATTAGACTGTCAGAGGAGAACATCACCGATCATACAAGGTAAACTCTTCAATTTTTCTCATTCTATCAAAAGGCTATTCAATTTAGgaattaagaattattttacatttgaaagtaaaaataaaggtACTTGGATGGTTGTTTGTAGTATAGGTTTATAATCAAGAACTTTTTTTGGCTTCCTGTATTTCTTTAGAGGCTTAAAGCTTCTTGATGTTAGACTATACGTTCAATTGTGTTCTTTAAACCTAAAATCTGGGAATGTTCGCTGTAAAATACTTTTTGGTTCTGaatggaacttttatttttttttcaagagtgaAATACGAATGTtttagtaacaacaacaacaacaatataattattattatcattattattctaaattgtaaaattcatttacaataatatgttaataaaaacgtattcatttacaaaaaaaatagattttattgaagtaaccaaataaaaattaatcatagAGTAACAGAAAAGCAAGAGTCTGCCAAGTgagtatatatacactactgtgcaaaagtcttaggcacattagtattttcaccccaaagaatggtgtttatgacagttatttctatcttttgctgtaatttgtcagtagaaaatataagtttacatttccaaacattaattttgccattaattttgataataatctagtgagatttttgaatgcacaagcagtctgacaacagccgtgctccacatggagatctgatctcaccatctcgaatctgtctgtgattacatgaagaaacagatgaaactgagacaaactaaatccagaagaactgtggttGTATCTCGAAGAAgcttgaagaaaccttcctgcaaagctacctgaaaaacaatgtgcaagtgtacctggacaaaagctgttttttttaaaaaaaaaaaggttggttacaccaaatattgatttgatttagttaatagaagttaattggtaaataaaatccatttatgacaatatttttgaaagcatccttactttacagcatatttacacaagtgcctaaaacttacCACAATACTGTAGCTTTGGAGGcaggtttcttaaaatgtcttgaagatATTGCTACAGTTGTTCTGGATCAGATCTCCATGTAGAGCAcgggctgttgtcagactgcttgtgcattcaaaactctcaatagattattattaaaattaatggcaaaattaatgtttggaaatgtaaactgatattttctactgacgcACTTGAGCAAacgatagaaataactggcttaaaaccctttgttggggtgaaaatactaatgtgcctaagaattttgcacagtactgtatatatatatatatatatatataaaactttatatatatatatatatatatatatatatatatatatatatatatatatatatatatatatatatatatatatatatatatatatatacatacatacatacatatatattcagtGGATGTGAAACATTATGTGAACTGTGTTTTTAGTGAGAATGATGCAGAGAACTGCCCTGCTATTGTTCTGCTGCCTGTTACTTTCAGCAACATGTTCCCCAGTCTATCCACTGAGGTAAGACAGACCAAAACCAACtgtcattacatattttattttattttatttaatgcataatatttgatttgttttctttttcatgcatATAAATTCAGCAAATAATGTTTGGTGTTTTAATTGGTGTAATTAACCGTAAAAAAATCCTCTGTTTTATTTCTAACAAATCTCTTAACGTGTAGATATTTGTATGAACCTAAAAATATTCAACATGTGAAACATCAACTTAACTAGTATCACAGACATGTGATGAGCAGAAATGGAATAATGAGTACCTGAAGAAAGTGTGGATCAATATCTTTTAAGTTCCTGCTATGAGATGTTACTGCTCTCTTCCAACAAGTTATGTGCAAGTTTTTTTACAAGTCTGGGGAACACATGGTTACATGCGGTTTGCCACTGCAAGGACAATCAGCTGTCCTTCCAGCTTCCCTGTAGCACTGTCTTAGTGTtgacagcggcaaggaatcaaaactccatcggtgcagaatggagaaaaaaccttgggggaAACCAAGCTCCGTCGGGAGGCCAGTTCTCTTCTTGCCTTGACACAAATGTGTCGTTATATGTCTGAATCATGCAGTTCTTTGCGGCAAACATAACATATTACAAACAGTTACGTCATTCATAATTACAAATCCTCTTAAATGAAAAACTACTTGAAATCATCAACAGTATTATGTAACAGCAAACCATTCTCATAGCATTCTGATTTTCTCAGAACATGACATTTGCAGCACTTGTTGGGATACAATTAACAGTGTATGactcatttttacattaatatggTTATATACCTCTACAAGCACATGGGCAAAGAGTAGGGTGTGAATGGTACTAACAAAGAACAGCTGCCAATGAGAAGAGTGAAAGTCTGCGTGCTGCCTCTGAGCGTACGTTCAGAGTCTGTCACACGTTACCCTTATTGATAGAGACTGAGCACTGCTTTTGTTGTGCTAACTAGGGTCAGGGTTTCTCATTATGAACTGCAGACACTTGATGTGAGTCCACAGCTTTTTGTAATCATCTTATTTAATACTCTCCCTTGCTACATGAAATTTGTAAGCtaataacaatgtttttgtttaaaaacaaaaactatactgAGACTAGTACTAACAGTCACAACCACAACCCCAACCAtgattaacacacacaaacacaataacaataactataatttaataataataataatcatattttttataatttttttttataaatgtcaggCGGGGCATGCTGTCAAATAATTTAAATGCTAtgattttatagaatttattaacTGCAATATCTTGCGGTCAaacaattttttgatttttttttcaaatattttattcaaaaattaatCAGGCTATATCTCATCATGAGTTTTgtgatttgtacatttaaatacaaagatGTTGAGGATGTCCTCCCACTAAATAGTATATACTTTCAAGTTATTTTTCTCAAGTCTGTGTCAGTAAATCACAGATTTGCATTGAGATGGCTTAACCCATATAATGTGATAATATGCCTCATTGTGCACATGCTTCACTACAATTTAATGTGTATTGAATGCACTGTatcttttttcaaatgttctgtggttgttttgtatttgaaaatgTTCTGTCTGAAAATGTCTCCAATGcacactgtatttttactgttctATGTTCTACCTAATTCTGTGGGTATGTTAACGTCTTATGAATATGACAGTGATTAACACAGTGCTTGATGTGTTTGTTAGGTTCGGTCAGAGAGCGGCTGCAATACTGATGACCTCCTCTATTGAGGATCCAATGCAGTTGCCAGCAGACACTTCATCCCAAACACCAGACACTGAGTTtaggtcattcattcattcattcatctagcGCGCTACAATACCACCTTTTAACTACACAATTCAACAAACTTTCATCCCATGAAAATTCAATAATAATGGTGTATCCCATGATATTTCAATCactttttgttctctctctctctctctctctctgtcaacaGACCAGAAACTCAAAACTTTGTGAAACGCCAGTCTGGCATATATGGAGACACCTTCAAGCAAGATGTGGATATGGATGTAATTGAGAGGGAACAAAGTTACAGAGAACCACAAAGACTTAAGTTCTCAGTAGTTACACAATgattatagattaaaattaaaactgtgaaCAGTCTTTATACTTGCATTTGTCACATTTCACACTGGATTATTAAATTTCAGTTCACCCTTCATACAGTTTCCTGTCCACTGTGTATTTTTACAGCCAATGTTCAGAAGGTCATTTCTGCCACAGAAATCAGGAGTCCCTACCCAAAAATACAcaattgtttaaatgtatttgacatCCACACTTTAGCAAGTAAATGTGGTTGTAGTGGTATAACTGATCATTCCCTAAGCCACTCCTTAAAAACACTGACGACAAATCCTACCTGATATCAGAACTCTTGCCAAATTATACTGAGTAAAACTATCACCTCTcactaattgtattatttttaagtcGACAAGTAGAGTATTTCTCTCATGAACAATTTCAAACACTTTAGAAAGACTATAGAAAATACAAACTTCAAAGCAGAAAGTGAATAACAATAACAAAGTGAATAACAAATTCACTGAAACCAGATTGATCATACCAATGCATATACACCGTGAAAATGGTGTTAAAATAGCACGCAACCAACGAAAAAATTAACTCTGATTGAACACCAAAACTTTCTACATTTTGGATCTAAAGACTGTGGCTGCGCCCAAAAACTacaaaatgctgccttcggaggatgcaTTCCAACGTAcagtaggaaggcatcaaggcaagTCCGAATCCAATGTCAGCTTCACTACGTGTCTCCTAAGATGTGTTCGTGTGATCgttttttgaaggcagcatagttGTATCCTTAGATTCCTTCGACATCCCACAATCCCGTGTTCCTTTCCATGACAGTTcagctaaaaattaaaaatggcatctTTCAAGTTGCGTTTGGTGAACAGCTCATTTCTGACcaactttttccatttttccaaGTTACTTCTAGTGAGAAATCagaattacagtaattaaatatAAGCTTATCACCAAATCTCACCCTATTTTGTTGCAGATCATTAAACTGCTGCCTGAGAAGCATgtctgaaatcagtttcatgaggtgccttcttGCGCAAACGCTGCCTTTAAAGTCATGGTTTGATAAGGCAGTGAGGCAACAAGTCAGCAGCCTAAGCTTTCGGACATAGCCTGTGTCTATCTGCATGTCTGCATCATGGAtccaaatagaaaataattaccAGAGGAACTGAATAAGTTGATTGTGAGACTTTACAAAGATGGAAAAGGATACATGAGGTTTCCTGACAAATATAAAccactctgagaaaaaaaaaaaacaggaaaaacatgaATTATCCAATGTACCCAATTAATAGCCTATTATTTGTCCTCTACACAACAAAATTGTTATCTCTTCTATCTTGATTTCTTTACTTTCAATTAATGTAATCCCCTTAAATGTGAAATCTACTAGATTCAGTTATGTAGGGCGAATGTGAACCAATCAAATACTCTTTTGCTGTTGACAAAACGCTTTGTATGGGACAATTTCAGCATTTTAAGCAGGTGAGAAAAGGGggcaattttattgttttatgtgcaATTAGGTTGAGTTTTAAAACTTTACTCTATAATTTGTTCTATGTTTGCTAACAGTTTGTTAACTAGCTGATACAATCTTATACTTGTCCAGTGCTAGTCCAGTAAGGTGACCAAATATATGAAATTGAAATTAATTCTGTCATGgaacaaagtaaaatgataatattttaatggttgatctgcactaaaaaaaaaaaaattaagagcaaCCAGCAAGTGTCCAACATACATGTTAAGCCCTTCAAAATGGCTTAAAAAGAAtaaagctttaatttatttaaaatgttctggTTCTTACATAATCCCCTTACAGCCACCCTGCTCTCTAAAAACCAGTATCagccattaaaaaaacacaaagtgagcaaatgtgtttttattgatttataaaaaaaaaaacacacacacaaaaaaaaacagtgttagcCATCTGTGTGGTGATAACTGGAAGAATGATtccagttttatttgatttatattcatTTGATGACAAATAAAACCTCTTCCTCTGATGgtacgatataaaaaaaaaaaaaaaaaaaatcaaaaatcaaacagGAACATGCCTCACTATTCGTTACAAAAATCTGAGGACAGAAATTTGTattcaaaaacaatcaaatgaacatccttacaaaaacagaaaacagaaaacaccaACTTTCATTTGCATCACCACCAAACACAATTCAATGTACAAGAAACAATCATCATATATCCTCAACATATTCATCTGACAGAgatttgttgtcataaaaaaactgcatgtttcttAACTGTCAAATTCAATCTGAATTTCAGAATCtgcatctttgtttttcttttaaaccaCCACCAATACTTCTGTTcccaaatttcttaaataaagaaaccaaaaaaCATGAATATGACACATCCATGGTCTTCACGATTTTGCCAGCATCATTTTCTTTCAAGTCTGAAAGAGAGAACATCAAGTACTGATTAAAACCAGATTTGTACTTCCTGTAGTAAACAGCAGTGCTTGCTGCAATATTCATATTCTGCAATGCCACATTAAACTTTTTTGTCATCAATCACACTGCAGTTGGTTAATCAGATGCAGGAAAagaaaacagtaaacaaataGCCAGATGACATTATCTGCTGCTTATATTCTGAACactaaattctaataaaaataatggaaGATTTTCAAACCCTAAATAGAATGttttacaaacataaatacagtGCTGCACTGCAAGCAAagtatgtataataattaaataagaaaatgatttaaaatgattatttaaaatccaATACTGTACAACAATCATGACCAATCCACTTagtattcaaaacaattttaatagaaGGAAATCTCCAAGAATAAATAGCATGCACTGAGcattgtttattagcatgcatcaTGTCTGCAGTGCTTTAGCAAGAgttgaaaacacatgcaaatcagGTATTGCAAACACCAGGCACTGCTTGCACAGAGCAATTCCTCTTTAGCAGGCCAGTTATGAGTACTAGGTTAAGAAGGATGCAGCAGACTACTACGATCCCCACTCTAAGAAAttagtgtaattttaactgtaaaaatgctacagtaaacaTCTATTAATTGGTTAGTGGTAGGTTCCTTTACCATGTACAGGAAAATTGTGTACCTGTGGCACTTC encodes:
- the ghrh gene encoding somatoliberin; this translates as QTLNESDNISCLCSLDCQRRTSPIIQVRMMQRTALLLFCCLLLSATCSPVYPLRFGQRAAAILMTSSIEDPMQLPADTSSQTPDTEFRSFIHSFFLFSLSLSLSVNRPETQNFVKRQSGIYGDTFKQDVDMDVIEREQSYREPQRLKFSVVTQ